A window from Nitrososphaerales archaeon encodes these proteins:
- a CDS encoding transposase codes for NTCRNARGSQAWKQMVSLYMDNEDEFNKHYHKRSLVESVFNVIKGVFGNNLNARKRKMQRKELMLRIICYNIGIVNLQEIKNSMAE; via the coding sequence AGAATACGTGCAGAAATGCTAGAGGAAGTCAGGCGTGGAAGCAGATGGTATCGTTATACATGGACAATGAGGATGAGTTCAACAAACATTACCATAAGAGATCACTAGTAGAAAGCGTGTTCAATGTGATAAAGGGAGTGTTTGGCAACAACCTGAACGCAAGGAAGAGAAAGATGCAGAGGAAGGAGCTGATGTTGCGAATAATTTGCTATAACATTGGGATAGTCAATTTGCAGGAGATCAAGAATAGCATGGCAGAATAG